From a region of the Sesamum indicum cultivar Zhongzhi No. 13 linkage group LG3, S_indicum_v1.0, whole genome shotgun sequence genome:
- the LOC105158236 gene encoding uncharacterized protein LOC105158236 yields the protein MGSSMKLSLVLFFACSIFVQTTLADVICENLPTNLCSFAIASSGKRCVLECHKNTQEKICKTSEIVVEKLSGYIETDQCVKACGVCRESVGLSSDALLSSEFTAHLCSPACYHNCPNIVDLFFNLAAGEGVSLPALCKNQEENHRSMLAILCHGSITPGPVAAPTSF from the exons ATGGGTTCTTCAATGAAATTATCATTGGTCCTCTTCTTTGCTTGCTCTATCTTTGTCCAAACAACATTAG cgGACGTGATTTGTGAGAATTTGCCCACAAATCTGTGTTCTTTTGCAATTGCGTCATCGGGAAAGAGATGTGTGTTGGAGTGCCACAAAAatacacaagaaaaaatatgtaagaCATCAGAGATCGTAGTGGAGAAATTATCTGGATACATTGAGACAGATCAGTGTGTGAAAGCGTGCGGTGTTTGCCGTGAATCTGTTGGGTTATCCTCCGACGCGCTCCTCTCATCAGAGTTCACTGCCCATCTCTGTTCTCCTGCTTGCTACCATAACTGCCCTAACATTGTCGACCTCTTTTTCAATCTTGCTGCCGGCGAAG GAGTATCTTTGCCAGCTCTTTGCAAGAATCAAGAAGAGAATCATCGATCCATGTTGGCAATTTTGTGTCACGGCAGCATCACCCCCGGTCCAGTAGCTGCTcctacatctttttaa
- the LOC105158235 gene encoding uncharacterized protein LOC105158235, translated as MGFSMKLSLVLFFTCSLFVQRTLGDVICENLPTNLCSFAIASSGKRCVLENCKNTQEKKCKTSEVVVEKLSGYIETDQCVNACGVCRESVGISSDAFLSSKFTAHLCSPACFHNCPNIVDLFVNLAASEGVSLSTLCKNQEEIHRSMLAILSHGDVTPGPVAAPHAAPTSL; from the exons atgggtTTTTCAATGAAATTATCATTGGTCCTCTTCTTTACTTGCTCTCTGTTCGTGCAAAGAACACTAG gGGATGTGATTTGTGAGAATTTGCCCACAAACTTGTGTTCTTTCGCGATTGCATCGTCTGGGAAGAGGTGTGTGTTGGAGAATTGCAAAaatacacaagaaaaaaagtgtAAGACATCAGAGGTTGTGGTGGAGAAATTATCTGGATATATTGAGACAGATCAGTGTGTGAATGCGTGTGGAGTTTGTCGTGAATCAGTCGGAATATCCTCCGATGCCTTTCTCTCATCAAAGTTCACTGCCCATCTCTGTTCTCCTGCTTGCTTCCATAACTGCCCTAACATTGTCGACCTCTTTGTCAATCTTGCTGCCAGCGAAg GAGTTTCTTTATCAACTCTCTGCAAGAATCAAGAAGAGATTCATCGATCCATGTTGGCAATTTTGAGCCATGGCGACGTTACCCCTGGTCCAGTAGCTGCTCCTCATGCTGCTCCTACATCTTTATAA
- the LOC105158234 gene encoding uncharacterized protein LOC105158234: MGSSMKLSLILFFTCSLFVQNTLANVICENLPTNMCSFAIASSGKRCVLENHKSPQGKTCKTSEVVVEKLSGYIETDQCVNACGVCREAVGISSDAFLSSEFTAHLCSPACFHNCPNIVDLFFNLAASEGVSLPTLCKNQEENHRALLTILSRGGVTPGPVAAPLAAPTSL, translated from the exons atgggTTCTTCAATGAAATTATCATTGATCCTTTTCTTTACTTGCTCTCTCTTTGTTCAAAACACACTAG CAAACGTGATTTGTGAGAATTTGCCCACAAATATGTGTTCTTTTGCCATTGCATCATCGGGAAAGAGGTGTGTGTTGGAGAACCACAAAAGTCCACAAGGTAAAACATGTAAGACATCAGAAGTTGTGGTGGAGAAATTATCTGGATACATTGAGACAGATCAGTGCGTGAATGCATGCGGTGTTTGCCGTGAAGCCGTTGGAATATCCTCCGATGCCTTTCTCTCATCAGAGTTCACTGCCCATCTCTGTTCTCCTGCTTGCTTCCATAACTGCCCTAACATTGTCGACCTCTTTTTCAACCTTGCTGCCAGCGAAG GAGTATCTTTGCCAACTCTTTGTAAGAATCAAGAAGAGAATCATAGAGCCCTGTTGACAATTTTGAGCCGTGGTGGTGTCACCCCTGGTCCGGTAGCTGCTCCTCTTGCTGCTCCTacatctttataa
- the LOC105158233 gene encoding uncharacterized protein LOC105158233: MGSSMKLSLILFFTCSLFVQNTLANVICENLPTNLCSFAIASSGKRCVLENHKSPQGKTCKTSEVVVEKLSGYIETDQCVNACGVCRESFGISSDAFLSSEFTAHLCSSACFQNCPNIVDLFFNLAASEGVSLPTLCKNQEENHRALLTILSRGGVTPGPVAAPLAAPTSL, from the exons atgggTTCTTCAATGAAATTATCATTGATCCTTTTCTTTACTTGCTCTCTCTTTGTTCAAAACACACTAG CAAACGTGATTTGTGAAAATTTGCCCACAAATCTGTGTTCTTTTGCCATTGCATCATCAGGAAAGAGGTGTGTGTTGGAGAACCACAAAAGTCCACAAGGTAAAACATGTAAGACATCAGAGGTTGTGGTGGAGAAATTATCTGGATACATTGAGACAGATCAATGCGTGAATGCATGCGGTGTTTGCCGTGAATCTTTTGGAATATCCTCCGATGCCTTTCTCTCATCAGAGTTCACTGCCCATCTCTGTTCTTCAGCTTGCTTCCAGAACTGTCCTAACATTGTCGACCTCTTTTTCAACCTTGCTGCCAGCGAAG GAGTATCTTTGCCAACTCTTTGTAAGAATCAAGAAGAGAATCATAGAGCCCTGTTGACAATTTTGAGCCGTGGTGGTGTCACCCCTGGTCCAGTAGCTGCTCCTCTTGCTGCTCCTacatctttataa
- the LOC105158243 gene encoding uncharacterized protein LOC105158243, which yields MGSSMKLSLILFFTCSLFVQGTLADVICENLPANLCSFAIASSGKRCVLECHKNTQEKKCKSLEVVVEKLSGYIETEQCVKACGVCRESVGISSDVFLSSEFTAHLCSPACYHNCPNIVDLFFNLAASEGVSLPTLCKNQEENHRAMLAILSHDGVTPGPVAAPLAAPTSL from the exons ATGGGTTCTTCAATGAAATTATCATTGATTCTCTTCTTTACTTGCTCTCTCTTCGTTCAGGGAACACTAG CGGACGTGATTTGTGAGAATTTACCTGCAAACTTGTGTTCTTTTGCGATTGCATCATCTGGGAAGAGGTGTGTGTTGGAGTGCCATAAAaatacacaagaaaaaaagtgtAAGTCATTAGAGGTTGTGGTGGAGAAATTATCTGGATACATTGAGACAGAACAATGCGTGAAAGCGTGCGGTGTTTGCCGTGAATCCGTCGGAATATCCTCCGACGTCTTTCTCTCATCGGAGTTCACTGCCCATCTATGTTCTCCTGCTTGCTACCATAACTGCCCTAACATTGTCGACCTCTTTTTCAATCTTGCTGCCAGTGAAg GAGTATCTTTGCCAACTCTTTGCAAGAATCAAGAAGAGAATCATCGAGCCATGTTGGCAATTTTGAGTCATGACGGCGTCACCCCTGGGCCGGTTGCTGCTCCTCTTGCTGCTCCTAcatctttgtaa